From the genome of Streptomyces sp. NBC_01341, one region includes:
- a CDS encoding SRPBCC family protein: MAQVEATTERIIAADAETVFDALADYKEVRGKVLTGHFSEYEVREGGDGEGTLVHWKLQATSKRVRDCLLEVTEPTDGQLVEKDRNSSMVTTWTVTPAGEGSAKAVVSTVWDGAGGIGGFFERTFAPKGLGRIYGEVLQNLAAEVEK, encoded by the coding sequence ATGGCGCAGGTCGAGGCCACCACAGAGCGGATCATCGCGGCGGACGCAGAGACGGTGTTCGACGCGCTCGCCGACTACAAGGAGGTCCGGGGCAAGGTGCTGACCGGGCACTTCAGTGAGTACGAGGTGCGCGAGGGCGGGGACGGCGAGGGCACGCTCGTCCACTGGAAGCTTCAGGCGACGAGCAAGCGGGTCCGCGACTGCCTGCTCGAGGTCACCGAGCCCACCGACGGACAGCTGGTCGAGAAGGACCGCAACTCCTCGATGGTGACCACCTGGACGGTGACCCCGGCCGGTGAGGGCAGCGCCAAGGCCGTCGTGTCGACCGTGTGGGACGGTGCCGGCGGCATCGGCGGATTCTTCGAGAGGACCTTCGCGCCCAAGGGGCTCGGCCGGATCTACGGCGAGGTGCTGCAGAACCTCGCCGCCGAGGTCGAGAAGTAG